The sequence cattttaaaatgagaataataggcCGCCGCCCACCGCTGCCGCTATCATGCCAGCCCCTCAAGTCTCAACGAGGCCGGGTGATGCTCCTGAATGGGAGACAAGCCAGTTTGGGAGCAGATTGGATCCACCTTCATTCAGCATTACTACCAGTTATTTTATAACGACAGAACCCAACTAGGTGCAATTTATATTGATGCATCATGCGTTATGTGGGAAGGACAGCAGTTCCAGGGGAAAGCTGCCATTGGGGAGAAGTCGTCTAGCCTTCTGTTCCAGAAAATCCAGCACAGCATCACGGCACAGGACCATCAGCCCACGCCAGATAGCTGCATCATCAGCATGGTAGCGGGCCAGCTCAAGGCTGATGAAGACCCCATCATGGGGTTCCACCAGATGTTCCTATTAAAGAACATCAATGATGCTTGGGTTTGCACCAATGACATGTTCAGGCTTGCCCTGCACAACTTCGGCTGACCTCTTCCCAGCCAGCCACTCATGctgtttcctcctccctcttcttcctgatAACTAACTATTCACACTCCTCCAGATGCTCCAAATATACGCAAAAGAGCAGGGCCGTGGTGGGAGCGGGTGCAGTGCGCTGCTACTACCGAGGTATTGTGCATGATGTTTGGATACTAGACTAGTTGAATCTGACAGGAGAAGTTTGTGTTGTACCAGCGCATGCCTTGGAAAGACTTAAGTAATGCaaaaggttgtcttttttttttttttttttttttttaatctactgagAAGTTGCTCTAGTAACCCAAAGAAGTGAAGGAGAAAGCAGCTGCCTCACCGCCCAGATACTGATTTGTTTGGGATGTTTCAGTGGCTCATGAtataataaaaccacaaaaattttcttaaaaaaataaaatgagaataataatagtaactgcTATTAAGTTTACTGTTAGAATTTCATGCAGATTACGCCTTTGTGGAATACCTAGTAAATAAATAGTGCTAGAgatattttttatctctcttgTCTGATTCTGCCCATTCAGAGTAAACTTTCCCACCTTTTAGGTGGAATTAGTTTCGATATTTATTACAACCTAAGGTATGTCCTTTAGTGTTTAAATTATAACCATTGTTTTCAGTCAACAAACTTTCTTGAGGATCTGGACCTTGTGTAAAGGAGAATCATAAGACGTATCCTTGGTGTGTGCTTACAATCTGATTGAGGCAACAACCATGTTAAAAGTCAATCCTGGcaaatgctttaaatattgtGAGAGATGTAAACAAAAGTCTAGGGCAGTAGAGAGTGGGCTGTTTCTTGAGTTGTAGAAAAGCACACTTCTGAAGCTAGTCATACATGAATCAAACCCTCTGTCAATTTCAAACTCACTTCGACAATTTTATCTCACTGAAGTCTCagatttttcattaataaaagtaTGCTTTGTGTATTCAAGATAATGAATATTATTTGCATAAAATAGACAAGCATTTATGGCAAATAAGATGATCAACAACTTGATGTCATATTGACATTTGATGGATATTTTGGTCTTCCATGGGACCTATCACAATCCTAAGCCATGGGAAGCTTTCAACATGTAAGTGGACACATGTATATTTATGTCAATTTACCTTGTGTGTGTCAGTTTCCCTGGTTCTCCAAGTTCATAGACTTCTCTGATGAAGAGTACCTGCTTTTGTTCTGTTTAGTGTCACAAATGGAATTTATCCTTGTTGGAAAACATGGCTATCCATTTGCATTTTGTCTATATAAGGTCTAGTAAGGGCAGGAAAGTGGGAATGCTAAAGAAGTTTAAAAGTCCTACCATTAATCTCTCCTATTGTAAGAGGCCTTTGACATGTGTCCTAGAAAATCTGCGAATGACCCAGAATGAAGAGGGAACCTGAAAAAAGAGGGATGAGAAAGAAGTTCGTAAAAAGCTATGCTGTTTAACTATGGCTAACTTTTCTATTGCACCCTTGTTAGAAGCTATTTCTCATTGTCCAAAGGGTCAGAACATTGAGACCTGGAACTCTaggaaaatgtaagaaatatgTTGGTTCATCCAACAGTTGATTGTTGGTGATATTGACCAGTGTAACTAATGGGACCAGTGTAACTAATGGGAGcagttatttcaaaaataagtgATTAGCAGTAAAATCACTGATGCTACTTAGGGAACCCCAAAAAAGAAGCCTTACACTTGGAATTTGGTAAAGAGATCACTGTCCCTGGGCTCTGAAGTCTCACTTTGGAGTCCCTTGGAAGACTAAAAAGTTTATTGTTCTGCAAGTGGCAATAAAAGCCATATGACCCAGAGAATATGGCAGATCACAGCAGGTGAAAAAGATATTAAACTGCAAAGAAaataagccatgaaaagaatgcAATAGTGGTAGAAATAGCAGCAATATCAAGAGTAGAGAAAATTTATTGTGAACCATCAAGTTCTAACTCTGTAACAGTTGAATATTGAACTTAAAAACCATTAAGACAGCCCAATGGAAAAATTGGCAAATGAGTTAAAGCAAGGCACTTCACAGAAAAGAACatccaaatgaccaataagcatatAAATGGATTCTTAACATtactagtcatcagagaaatacagatTAATACTAGAGTGAAATATTAGATACTCAACAGAATgaacagaattaaaacaaaacctaacAATACCAACTATTATTGaatcttcatttcatttccatcataatatctgaaaacaaatcaaatatcTATCAGTAGATAGACATCAGAATGGATGAAAATTTGCAGTATATTCATATGTAGAATTACTGCACGgtacaaaaaagaatgaacaacGTTAATGAATTACTCATAATATGAATGATCTCAAATTTACACTTAGTgagaaactcaaagaaaaagtGTTTATCATAGGATTCCATTGATATAAATTTCAACAACAGACAAAATTATTTCATGGGACTAGGAGTCAGAGTACTGTTAGGGAGTACTAATGGAAAAGAATACAAAGGGAGCCTTCCAAGATGctgaatatgttttatatattgctaTGATTAATAATTACACAGGTGCTTACAGGTGTCATGTGTGGTAAAAATATATTGGGATGTATACCTAAGATTTGTGTGCTttactttatgtatattataccttacagaattatttattcatttttctgaatattttatttttttagagagaaagagtatgaacAGGGCAGAGtggagagcagaaggagaggtagagagaatcaccagcagagtccatgctgagcatggagcccatcacagggctcgatcccataaccctgagatcaggacttgagccaaaaccaatagttGGAGATTGAACTGATTGGGCTACCCAGGTCCTCCcagaatttttctaaaaacaaatcaaacaaaaagaaaaataattttaatcaagaaGCCACTACTGCCAACCAGCAGAGGAAAAAATAGGAATCTCAAGGAAAGGACAACTCGTAAGAGGATTGAGCTTTGTGAAATTTATATCTAGACACATACAGTTTAGGAGTTTTCCCACTTATTATTGAGAAGCTGTTGAACAAAGCCACATATATCTCATATATGTAATAATTAATTATACGTATGACTGAGATTAGTAGCCTCACCTGTAAGTTTTGGCTCATCTCAactgattgattttctttttaaaagtctaagtTAAAGAATACTACTCAAGTCATTAAGCTCTGATAATTAATTTgatgattttctaaataaaaacattatgtttCTAATTATTTACATTTCCAATTTTTGTAGTaattatctcaattaaaaatataaacgttggagcacctgggtggctcagacgttgagcatctgcctttggctcaggacatgatcctggggtcctaggatcaaatcccacatcaggctccccatagggatcctgcttctccctctgcctctctctctctcatgaataaataaataaaatcttaaataaataaattaaattaagtaaacCATAAATGTTGAAATTCCTTAA comes from Canis lupus familiaris isolate Mischka breed German Shepherd chromosome 2, alternate assembly UU_Cfam_GSD_1.0, whole genome shotgun sequence and encodes:
- the LOC100682808 gene encoding nuclear transport factor 2-like isoform X4; its protein translation is MGDKPVWEQIGSTFIQHYYQLFYNDRTQLGAIYIDASCVMWEGQQFQGKAAIGEKSSSLLFQKIQHSITAQDHQPTPDSCIISMVAGQLKADEDPIMGFHQMFLLKNINDAWVCTNDMFRLALHNFG